The segment CCGCAATTGGAATGTCCGCAAACCACTATATTTTGTACTTTCAAAACGAGCACGGCATATTCGATGGCTGCAATTGTAGATGAATATTCCCCTTTTGTGGAGTATGGGGGGACAATATTGGCTATATTTCTGACTATAAATAATTCTCCGGGCAGTGAGTTTGTAATAAATGATGGGAGAACCCTTGAATCACAACAACTTATAAACAAAGTGTGCGGAGCCTGTCCTGAGGCAAGCTCCGAAAACAAATTCTTATGTCTCTCATACGAGTACTGCTTAAAATCTTTTATCTTCTTATGCAATAAACTCATATGTAATCTTTATCACCTTTTCTTTTCTTTTGCAATCTCCACGATAGGTCTCCGGCCGCGTTTTTCCCGCTTAAAAATTTCCAGAATAATCTCGGATTCCTCAAAAGGTACAGTGATAAAGGAAAATTTTTCAAAAACTTTTACATCTTTAATCTTTTTATTTTCCACACCGGCCTTATCTATTATAAAGTCAACCAGTGATTTAGGACTCATGCCGTCCATCTTGCCAAGCGCGACAAATAATCGTGTCCTTCCCTTTTTATTAACGTAAACATCACTTATTTCACGATAACTATCCTCACTCAAATCATCTTCGTAGGCTATATTTAACAGTGCAGAAACCAGTTTGGCAGGTTCGGCTTTTTCAAGCAGGTCTTCCGCGATATCTTTATAGTTTTCCGATTCATCCGAACTGAGAGCTTCTAAAATTTCTTCTTTTATGTTTTCCTTTTTAGCCTCGATAATTTCTCCAACACCAGGAAGGCTTTCTTTTCTTATGTCTGTCTTGGCTTTTCTCATGATAAAAAGTAATTTTCTGTACTCTTCTGGTGTGACAAAGGTAATAGCGGTGCCTTCTTTTCCGGCTCTACCCGTCCTTCCGATTCGATGTATATAAGCTTCGGGATCCTGAGGAAGTGCATAATTTATTACATGAGTCAAGTCCTGAATATCGATACCTCTTGCTGCCACATCCGTTGCAACAAGCATATTGACCTGTTTGTTCCTGAATTTTTTCAGAATTCTTTCCCGCTGGTGCTGAGATATGTCCCCATGCAGGGCTTCAGCATTATATCCTCTGTCAATCAGCTTATTTGCAAGTCTATCTACATCAACTTTCGTACGACAGAAAATAAT is part of the Flexistipes sp. genome and harbors:
- a CDS encoding DEAD/DEAH box helicase: MQQNHSFDELGLSENLLKSVKKKGFEEPTPIQAQVIPTLMKSEKDVVGQAQTGTGKTAAFGLPIMDRIVSDEKRVKTLILAPTRELAIQVSEELNSLKGKKKLKIVPIYGGQSIELQLKRLSSGADIVVGTPGRVIDHLNRRTLDISKLDYLVLDEADEMLNMGFIEDIESILKRANPDKRMLLFSATMPREILNIAKRFMGEFEIFRTKSEELAAGLTEQIYFEVREPDKFEALCRIRDMEKEFYGIIFCRTKVDVDRLANKLIDRGYNAEALHGDISQHQRERILKKFRNKQVNMLVATDVAARGIDIQDLTHVINYALPQDPEAYIHRIGRTGRAGKEGTAITFVTPEEYRKLLFIMRKAKTDIRKESLPGVGEIIEAKKENIKEEILEALSSDESENYKDIAEDLLEKAEPAKLVSALLNIAYEDDLSEDSYREISDVYVNKKGRTRLFVALGKMDGMSPKSLVDFIIDKAGVENKKIKDVKVFEKFSFITVPFEESEIILEIFKREKRGRRPIVEIAKEKKR
- a CDS encoding carbonic anhydrase → MSLLHKKIKDFKQYSYERHKNLFSELASGQAPHTLFISCCDSRVLPSFITNSLPGELFIVRNIANIVPPYSTKGEYSSTIAAIEYAVLVLKVQNIVVCGHSNCGGCSSLLKNDDELSLLPNVKRWLSLSENTRVKYYQNLDEDIRMPYHIEMINVVMQLENLMTYPFIEERIKQKSLNIYGWYYLIDKGEIFDYNPAVKYFEPVI